The following are encoded together in the Kribbella sp. CA-293567 genome:
- the glpK gene encoding glycerol kinase GlpK, whose amino-acid sequence MADFVGAVDQGTTSTRFMIFDHSGNEVGKHQLEHEQILPKAGWVEHNPVEIWERTSSVIRTALNANNLQASDLVALGITNQRETAVVWNRRTGRPYYNAIVWQDTRTDRIASALEREGKGDVIRQKAGLPPATYFSAGKVQWILENVDGVRAAAEAGDAVFGNTDTWLLWNLTGGTEGGVHITDVTNASRTMLMNLETLDWDDELISFFDIPRQMLPEIRPSSDPNMYGETLANGPLGGVVPLTGDLGDQQAATVGQVCFNPGEAKNTYGTGNFMLLNTGTELVRSKAGLLSTMAYKFGDEAPVYALEGSIAVTGSAVQWLRDQLGIISGASETETLARQVPDNGGVYFVPAFSGLFAPYWRSDARGAIVGLSRFNTNAHLARATLEAICYQSKDVADAMEKDSGVKLEVLKVDGGVTANELCMQMQADILGVPVSKPVVAETTALGAAYAAGLAVGFWNNTDELVQNWNEDKRWNPEWNDQQRADGYKGWEKAVSRTLDWVDVD is encoded by the coding sequence ATGGCTGACTTCGTAGGTGCCGTCGACCAGGGCACCACGAGTACCCGCTTCATGATCTTCGACCACTCCGGTAACGAGGTGGGCAAGCACCAGCTGGAGCACGAGCAGATCCTGCCGAAGGCCGGCTGGGTCGAGCACAACCCGGTGGAGATCTGGGAGCGCACCAGCTCGGTGATCCGGACCGCGCTGAACGCGAACAACCTCCAGGCCAGCGACCTGGTGGCGCTCGGCATCACCAACCAGCGCGAGACGGCCGTGGTCTGGAACCGCCGTACCGGCCGGCCGTACTACAACGCGATCGTCTGGCAGGACACCCGCACCGACCGGATCGCGTCGGCGCTGGAGCGCGAGGGCAAGGGCGACGTGATCCGGCAGAAGGCCGGACTGCCGCCGGCGACGTACTTCTCGGCCGGCAAGGTGCAGTGGATCCTGGAGAACGTCGACGGCGTCCGCGCGGCCGCCGAGGCCGGTGACGCCGTGTTCGGCAACACCGACACCTGGCTGCTGTGGAACCTCACCGGTGGCACCGAGGGCGGTGTGCACATCACCGACGTGACGAACGCCAGCCGCACGATGCTGATGAACCTGGAGACGCTCGACTGGGACGACGAGCTGATCTCGTTCTTCGACATCCCCCGGCAGATGCTGCCGGAGATCCGGCCGTCGTCGGACCCCAACATGTACGGCGAGACGCTGGCGAACGGCCCGCTCGGCGGCGTGGTACCGCTGACGGGTGACCTCGGTGACCAGCAGGCGGCCACCGTCGGCCAGGTCTGCTTCAACCCGGGCGAGGCCAAGAACACCTACGGCACCGGCAACTTCATGTTGCTGAACACCGGCACCGAACTCGTCCGCTCCAAGGCCGGACTGCTCAGCACGATGGCCTACAAGTTCGGCGACGAGGCTCCCGTCTACGCGCTGGAGGGATCGATCGCCGTCACCGGATCGGCCGTCCAGTGGCTGCGCGACCAGCTCGGCATCATCTCCGGCGCGAGCGAGACCGAGACCCTGGCCCGGCAGGTCCCGGACAACGGCGGTGTGTACTTCGTGCCGGCGTTCTCCGGCCTGTTCGCGCCGTACTGGCGCTCGGACGCGCGGGGCGCGATCGTCGGCCTGTCGCGGTTCAACACCAACGCCCACCTGGCCCGGGCGACGCTGGAGGCGATCTGCTACCAGAGCAAGGACGTCGCCGACGCGATGGAGAAGGACTCCGGGGTGAAGCTCGAGGTCCTCAAGGTCGACGGTGGCGTCACCGCGAACGAGCTCTGCATGCAGATGCAGGCCGACATCCTCGGCGTCCCGGTGAGCAAGCCGGTGGTGGCGGAGACGACGGCGCTCGGCGCGGCGTACGCGGCGGGACTGGCGGTCGGGTTCTGGAACAACACCGACGAACTGGTGCAGAACTGGAACGAGGACAAGCGCTGGAACCCGGAGTGGAACGACCAGCAGCGTGCCGATGGGTACAAGGGCTGGGAGAAGGCGGTCAGCCGCACCCTGGACTGGGTGGACGTGGACTAA
- a CDS encoding glycerol-3-phosphate dehydrogenase/oxidase, translating into MGAVALSPQARTDAIEAMADGRELDILVIGGGVVGTGSALDAATRGLTTGLLEARDFASGTSSRSSKLVHGGLRYLEMLDFRLVHEALQERGLLLQRLAPHLVKPVPFLYPLQHRWWERFYAGAGVALYDAMSLSSGNGAGLPIHKHLTRRGAMRLAPSLKKSALVGALQYYDAQVDDARHTMELARTAASYGAHVANRVKVIGFLRQGERVTGVQAKDLESGREFEVRAKQVVNATGVWTDDTQALIGERGQYHVRASKGIHLVVPKDRIQSSTGMILRTEKSVLFVIPWGRHWLIGTTDTDWNLDKAHPAATSKDIEYLLDHVNSVLVTPLTREDVEGVYAGLRPLLAGESESTSKLSREHVVAHSAPGLVVVAGGKYTTYRVMAKDAIDAAANALDGRVPKSVTKNTPLVGADGYHAMWNQRQLIARRSGLHVARIEHLLNRYGALIDEVLALVEEDPSLGEQLPGTQDYLKAEVVYAARSEGARHLDDVLARRTRISIEAWDRGVEAAEAAARLMAPILGWNEETIEREVSFYTRRVQSERDSQDQPDDESADKVRLEAPDIVSPA; encoded by the coding sequence GTGGGCGCAGTGGCACTGTCACCGCAGGCAAGGACCGACGCGATCGAGGCGATGGCGGACGGCCGGGAACTCGACATCCTGGTGATCGGTGGCGGGGTGGTGGGCACCGGTTCGGCGCTCGACGCCGCGACCCGTGGCCTGACCACCGGGCTGCTGGAGGCTCGCGACTTCGCGAGTGGCACCTCGAGCCGGTCGAGCAAGTTGGTGCACGGCGGGCTGCGCTACCTGGAGATGCTGGACTTCCGTCTCGTGCACGAGGCGTTGCAGGAGCGCGGCTTGCTCCTGCAACGCCTGGCACCCCACCTGGTCAAGCCCGTGCCGTTCCTCTACCCCCTGCAGCATCGGTGGTGGGAGCGCTTCTACGCCGGTGCCGGCGTCGCGCTGTACGACGCGATGTCGCTCAGCTCGGGGAACGGAGCCGGCCTGCCGATCCACAAGCACCTGACCCGGCGTGGAGCGATGCGGCTGGCCCCCAGTCTCAAGAAGTCGGCTCTGGTCGGCGCACTCCAGTACTACGACGCCCAGGTGGACGACGCCCGGCACACGATGGAGCTGGCGCGGACGGCGGCGTCGTACGGCGCGCACGTCGCCAACCGGGTCAAGGTGATCGGCTTCCTCCGCCAGGGCGAGCGGGTGACCGGTGTCCAGGCGAAGGATCTGGAGAGCGGGCGAGAGTTCGAGGTACGGGCCAAGCAGGTCGTCAACGCGACCGGTGTCTGGACCGACGACACCCAGGCGCTGATCGGTGAGCGCGGGCAGTACCACGTGCGCGCGTCGAAGGGCATCCACCTGGTGGTGCCCAAGGACCGGATCCAGTCCAGCACCGGAATGATCCTGCGGACCGAGAAGTCCGTGCTGTTCGTCATCCCGTGGGGCCGGCACTGGCTGATCGGCACCACCGACACCGACTGGAACCTGGACAAGGCCCACCCGGCCGCGACCAGCAAGGACATCGAGTACCTGCTCGACCACGTCAACTCCGTGCTGGTCACGCCGTTGACCCGCGAGGACGTCGAGGGCGTGTACGCCGGTCTGCGGCCGCTGCTGGCGGGGGAGTCGGAGAGTACTTCGAAGCTCTCCCGGGAGCACGTCGTCGCGCACTCCGCCCCGGGCCTGGTAGTCGTTGCCGGCGGCAAGTACACGACGTACCGGGTGATGGCCAAGGACGCCATCGACGCGGCCGCGAACGCCCTCGACGGCCGGGTGCCGAAGTCGGTCACCAAGAACACCCCGCTGGTCGGTGCCGACGGCTACCACGCGATGTGGAACCAGCGGCAGCTGATCGCCCGGCGCTCCGGCCTGCACGTGGCCCGGATCGAGCACCTGCTCAACCGGTACGGCGCCCTGATCGACGAGGTGCTCGCGCTGGTCGAGGAGGACCCGTCGCTGGGTGAGCAACTACCGGGCACGCAGGACTACCTGAAGGCCGAGGTGGTGTACGCCGCCCGCAGCGAGGGCGCCCGCCACCTCGACGACGTACTGGCCCGGCGGACCCGGATCTCGATCGAGGCCTGGGACCGCGGCGTCGAGGCAGCCGAGGCAGCCGCCCGGCTGATGGCACCGATCCTCGGCTGGAACGAGGAGACGATCGAGCGCGAGGTCTCCTTCTACACCCGCCGGGTCCAGTCCGAACGCGACTCCCAGGACCAGCCCGACGACGAGTCCGCCGACAAGGTGCGCCTCGAGGCCCCGGACATCGTCTCCCCGGCCTGA
- the glpK gene encoding glycerol kinase GlpK, which translates to MAEQYVAAVDQGTNSTRCILFDRRGRLVSVAQREHKQYFPRPGWVEHDAAEIWRNVTRVVPAAVRQIGAAPSQIVAIGITNQRETSLLWDRRTGEPIGHAVVWQDTRTDRLITELAGDEGPDRFADLCGLPLTTYFSAPRLRWMLDHTPGLRERANRGEVLFGTMESWLIWKFTGGPDGGLHVTDVTNASRTMLMNIETLEWDDQLLAAFDVPRRVLPEIRPSSGVFGTATEVLPGVRIGAALGDQQAALFGQTCFSAGEAKCTYGTGSFLLLHTGKEIVRSTHGMLTTVAYQIGSEPAAYALEGSMAVTGSLVQWFRDGLGLIHTAAEIETLARTVEDNGGAYIVPAFSGLFAPHWRSEARGVIAGLTSYITKGHLARAVLEATGFQTLEVVDAMNADSGIALKALKVDGGMTANNLLMQFLADLLDVPVVRPMVTETVSLGAAYAAGLAVGYWPDLEGLRSNWHRAGQWLPDMDPDRRATEYANWQAAVQRTFGWIRPDQ; encoded by the coding sequence ATGGCAGAGCAGTACGTGGCCGCCGTCGACCAGGGCACCAACTCGACCCGGTGCATCCTGTTCGACCGGCGAGGGCGGCTGGTGTCGGTGGCCCAGCGCGAGCACAAGCAGTACTTCCCGCGGCCGGGCTGGGTCGAGCACGACGCGGCGGAGATCTGGCGCAACGTCACGCGGGTGGTGCCGGCCGCGGTCCGGCAGATCGGCGCGGCGCCGTCACAGATCGTTGCCATCGGCATCACCAACCAGCGGGAGACCAGCCTGCTGTGGGATCGCCGGACCGGCGAGCCGATCGGCCACGCCGTGGTCTGGCAGGACACCCGGACGGACCGCCTGATCACCGAACTCGCCGGGGACGAGGGGCCCGACCGGTTCGCGGACCTGTGCGGTCTGCCGCTGACGACCTACTTCTCCGCGCCGCGCCTGCGCTGGATGCTCGATCACACGCCGGGGCTGCGGGAGCGGGCGAACCGCGGCGAGGTGCTGTTCGGGACGATGGAGAGCTGGCTGATCTGGAAGTTCACCGGCGGTCCGGACGGTGGTCTGCACGTCACCGACGTCACCAATGCGAGCCGGACGATGCTGATGAACATCGAAACGCTCGAGTGGGATGACCAGTTGCTGGCCGCGTTCGACGTACCGCGCCGGGTGCTGCCGGAGATCCGCCCGTCGTCGGGGGTCTTCGGGACCGCGACCGAGGTGCTCCCCGGCGTACGGATCGGGGCCGCGCTGGGCGACCAGCAGGCCGCGCTGTTCGGGCAGACGTGCTTCAGCGCCGGTGAGGCCAAGTGCACCTACGGGACCGGATCGTTCCTGCTGCTGCACACCGGCAAGGAGATCGTCCGGTCGACGCACGGCATGCTGACCACGGTCGCGTACCAGATCGGCTCGGAGCCGGCGGCGTACGCGCTGGAAGGGTCGATGGCGGTCACCGGCTCGCTGGTGCAGTGGTTTCGCGACGGGCTCGGGCTGATCCACACCGCCGCCGAGATCGAGACACTCGCCCGGACCGTCGAGGACAACGGCGGTGCCTACATCGTGCCCGCGTTCTCCGGGCTGTTCGCGCCGCACTGGCGCAGCGAGGCGCGCGGCGTGATCGCGGGGCTGACGTCGTACATCACCAAGGGACATCTGGCCCGGGCCGTGCTGGAGGCGACCGGCTTCCAGACCCTCGAGGTGGTGGACGCGATGAACGCGGACTCCGGGATCGCGCTGAAGGCGCTCAAGGTCGACGGCGGAATGACGGCCAACAACCTGCTGATGCAGTTCCTCGCCGACCTGCTCGACGTGCCGGTGGTCCGGCCGATGGTGACCGAGACGGTCTCCCTCGGCGCCGCGTACGCCGCGGGCCTGGCGGTCGGCTACTGGCCCGACCTGGAGGGCTTGCGCAGCAACTGGCACCGCGCCGGCCAGTGGCTCCCCGACATGGACCCGGACCGCCGCGCCACGGAGTACGCGAACTGGCAAGCAGCCGTCCAACGGACCTTTGGCTGGATCCGTCCGGACCAGTAA
- a CDS encoding IclR family transcriptional regulator — translation MPGSVQSIERAAAVLRLLAAAPNGLGVADLGNALGLAKTTVHGILKTLHQVGFVEQDRSGAQYRLSDAFGRLGETYLDPNELRSRAINWADSLASRSGEVVRVGRLVEGKVVVVHHVFRPDDSDQNLDVGTTLPPHACALGKAVLAFDASGAARPRKLDAYTTRTITEPARLAEELAAVRAKGWAGEFEEHTVELAGIAAPIRGLGGLVVGAVGLTGRIERICDSRLRHRADLVTMVRATAEAIGRDLREDR, via the coding sequence GTGCCGGGCAGCGTGCAGTCGATCGAGCGTGCCGCGGCCGTGCTGCGACTACTCGCAGCGGCACCGAACGGGCTCGGCGTCGCCGATCTCGGCAACGCGCTCGGCCTGGCCAAGACGACCGTGCACGGCATTCTGAAGACCCTGCACCAGGTCGGTTTCGTCGAGCAGGACCGCAGCGGAGCGCAGTACCGGCTCAGCGACGCGTTCGGCCGGCTCGGGGAAACCTATCTCGATCCCAACGAGCTGCGCAGCCGGGCGATCAACTGGGCCGACTCACTCGCGTCCCGCAGCGGCGAGGTGGTTCGCGTCGGACGCCTGGTGGAGGGCAAGGTGGTGGTCGTGCACCACGTCTTCCGTCCCGACGACTCCGACCAGAACCTCGACGTCGGTACGACGCTGCCGCCGCACGCGTGCGCGCTCGGCAAGGCCGTGCTGGCCTTCGACGCGTCCGGCGCGGCCCGGCCTCGCAAGCTCGATGCCTACACGACCAGGACCATTACGGAGCCCGCGAGGCTGGCGGAGGAGCTCGCCGCGGTCCGCGCGAAGGGCTGGGCCGGCGAGTTCGAGGAGCACACCGTCGAGCTCGCCGGGATCGCTGCCCCCATCCGCGGACTCGGCGGCCTGGTGGTCGGCGCGGTCGGCCTGACCGGCCGGATCGAACGGATCTGTGACAGCCGGTTGAGGCATCGCGCCGATCTGGTCACCATGGTCCGGGCGACCGCCGAAGCCATCGGCCGCGACCTCCGCGAGGATCGATGA
- a CDS encoding ABC transporter permease, giving the protein MLKLGLRSVLAHRLRFVLCTVAVLLGVAFVGGALIFTDTLSAALKKNYAGAPADISVTPATALKNDPGVSNARPLTLTSDLANQIANLPGVASSEPLVLVPGAQILGSDGRPTDALGLPTYAASWPRDRRTATFQLIDGKPPWGKEQLTLDQATAKREGYQIGDQVKVVTPVRAVTAVLTGVTTPSLSGASAGAPLITFDSASAQLLVLGRPGWTSITVAVEPGQDVQAVTQAIAKIAGKDVSVRTAAQVAADGENAIDNSFGGFSAILMLFAGIALFVGTFLIVNTFAMLVAQRSRELAMLRAIGASRGQVTSTVLIEALVIGIAGSTLGLLLGAAVAGALQAFYKSLDLAIPTSSLQISVPTVVACYLVGVGVTLCAAYPAARRAGKLPPVAAMRDDVSIPERSLVLRLVLGAFTLLMTGLLVAIAFTLQGLPAAILVGLAAAIGTLGVVMTSPLITRYAVRALMSPFGRKAPVTLGRRNAERNPRRTSATASALMISLALVSGLVVIAASAKASVDQALADAIGTAELLVSADQPFSSQVGDQVAKVPGVAAVHRVRQLPGDIGTRRVTVAGVDDGTIAGPITTRFLSGSADGLRNGEAVIPRNLAQQLDLVTGQQFELTTSTGKQPLRVSGIIAPNRQLNAVIVSQQTFTQVGGATTDRTLYVEVADGTDFRTVGQAVAAQLTDYPAVQVRDQQAYAQSQRQPIDTVLAVIAMLLTLAVLIAVLGIVNTLALGVIERTREIGLLRAIGMDGPQLRRMLQVEAIAIALLGALLGLLIGVLFGAAVQRVMREDGLGVLDLPVLQLTVAVVVAAAVGVLAAVWPSRRAAKLDVLRAIGSQ; this is encoded by the coding sequence ATGCTCAAGCTCGGCCTCCGGTCGGTGCTCGCGCACCGGCTCCGGTTCGTGCTGTGCACGGTCGCCGTGCTGCTCGGAGTCGCGTTCGTCGGCGGCGCGCTGATCTTCACCGACACCCTCTCGGCCGCCCTCAAGAAGAACTACGCCGGTGCCCCGGCCGACATCTCCGTCACCCCGGCCACCGCTCTGAAGAACGACCCGGGTGTCTCCAACGCCCGGCCGCTCACCCTGACGTCGGACCTCGCCAACCAAATCGCCAACCTGCCCGGCGTGGCCAGCTCCGAACCGCTGGTGCTTGTCCCCGGCGCCCAAATCCTCGGCTCCGACGGCCGGCCGACCGACGCGCTGGGTTTGCCCACCTACGCGGCCAGCTGGCCACGCGACCGGCGTACGGCGACGTTTCAGTTGATCGACGGCAAACCGCCTTGGGGCAAGGAGCAGCTCACCCTCGACCAGGCGACGGCCAAACGGGAGGGCTACCAGATCGGCGACCAGGTCAAGGTCGTCACCCCCGTCAGAGCAGTGACGGCGGTCCTCACCGGCGTCACCACGCCAAGCCTTTCGGGCGCGTCAGCAGGCGCTCCGCTGATCACGTTCGACTCGGCCTCCGCGCAGCTGCTCGTTCTCGGCCGGCCCGGCTGGACGTCGATCACCGTCGCGGTCGAGCCCGGTCAGGACGTTCAGGCCGTCACCCAGGCCATCGCCAAGATCGCCGGCAAGGACGTCAGTGTGCGGACCGCGGCCCAGGTCGCGGCCGACGGCGAGAACGCCATCGACAACAGCTTCGGCGGCTTCAGCGCGATCCTGATGCTGTTCGCCGGAATCGCCTTGTTCGTCGGCACGTTCCTGATCGTCAATACGTTCGCGATGCTGGTCGCCCAGCGCTCGCGCGAGCTGGCCATGCTGCGGGCGATCGGCGCGTCGCGCGGCCAGGTGACCAGCACGGTCCTGATCGAGGCACTTGTCATCGGCATCGCCGGCTCCACACTCGGCCTGCTCCTGGGCGCGGCGGTCGCCGGTGCCCTGCAGGCCTTCTACAAATCGCTCGACCTCGCCATCCCGACTTCCAGCCTGCAGATCAGCGTCCCGACGGTGGTCGCCTGCTACCTCGTCGGCGTCGGCGTCACCCTGTGCGCTGCCTATCCGGCCGCCCGGCGGGCCGGCAAGCTGCCGCCCGTCGCCGCGATGCGTGACGACGTCAGCATCCCTGAGCGCTCGCTGGTACTCCGCCTCGTTCTCGGCGCCTTCACGCTGCTCATGACCGGCCTGCTGGTCGCCATCGCGTTCACCCTGCAAGGCTTGCCGGCCGCGATCCTCGTCGGCCTGGCCGCCGCCATCGGCACGCTCGGCGTAGTGATGACCAGCCCCCTCATCACCCGGTACGCCGTCCGCGCGCTGATGTCGCCGTTCGGCCGCAAGGCGCCCGTCACCCTCGGCCGGCGCAACGCCGAGCGCAACCCCCGCCGTACCTCGGCCACCGCCTCCGCCCTGATGATCTCACTGGCCCTGGTCAGCGGGCTGGTCGTCATCGCCGCGTCCGCGAAGGCCTCGGTCGACCAGGCACTGGCCGACGCGATCGGTACCGCCGAACTCCTGGTCAGCGCCGACCAGCCGTTCAGCAGCCAGGTCGGTGACCAGGTCGCCAAGGTGCCGGGAGTGGCTGCCGTCCACCGGGTCCGGCAACTGCCCGGCGACATCGGCACCCGCCGAGTCACCGTGGCCGGAGTCGACGACGGCACGATCGCCGGACCGATCACCACCCGGTTCCTCTCCGGCTCGGCGGACGGCCTCCGGAACGGCGAAGCGGTCATCCCCCGCAACCTGGCCCAGCAGCTCGACCTGGTGACCGGGCAGCAGTTCGAGCTGACCACCAGCACCGGGAAGCAGCCGCTGCGGGTGAGCGGCATCATCGCGCCGAACCGTCAGCTCAACGCCGTGATCGTGTCGCAGCAGACCTTCACCCAGGTCGGCGGCGCCACCACCGACCGCACTCTGTACGTCGAAGTTGCCGACGGCACCGATTTCCGCACGGTCGGGCAGGCCGTCGCCGCTCAGCTGACCGACTACCCCGCCGTCCAGGTCCGGGACCAGCAGGCCTACGCGCAGAGCCAGCGGCAGCCGATCGACACCGTGCTCGCCGTGATCGCGATGCTGCTCACGCTGGCCGTGCTGATCGCCGTACTCGGCATCGTGAACACGCTGGCGCTCGGCGTGATCGAGCGCACCCGCGAGATCGGGCTGCTCCGCGCGATCGGGATGGACGGACCGCAGTTGCGCCGGATGCTGCAGGTCGAGGCGATCGCGATCGCCTTGCTGGGCGCGCTGCTGGGGCTGCTGATCGGGGTGCTGTTCGGCGCGGCGGTGCAGCGGGTGATGCGGGAGGACGGGCTCGGCGTACTCGACCTCCCGGTGCTTCAGTTGACGGTCGCCGTCGTGGTCGCCGCGGCGGTCGGCGTACTGGCTGCGGTTTGGCCGTCACGCCGTGCAGCGAAGCTCGACGTGCTGCGGGCGATCGGCAGTCAGTGA
- a CDS encoding ABC transporter ATP-binding protein gives MTVRVVEQSVAIRTVGLGKSYGAGDTRVDALAEVDLEFGKGRFTAIMGPSGSGKSTLLHCLAGLDRPTTGQVILGDVELTKLDEKRLTHLRRDRIGFVFQAFNLVPTLSALENITLPLDLANRKPDAEWLDKVIDAIGLRDRLSHRPAELSGGQQQRVACARALVSRPEVVFADEPTGNLDSRSSADVLGFLHRSVRDFGQTVVMVTHDPTAASYADRVVFLADGRLRSELLDPTAESVLDRMKQLDTPEAG, from the coding sequence GTGACGGTGAGAGTTGTCGAGCAGAGTGTGGCCATCCGGACTGTCGGACTCGGCAAGAGCTACGGCGCCGGGGACACCCGGGTGGACGCGCTGGCCGAGGTGGACCTCGAGTTCGGCAAGGGCCGGTTCACCGCGATCATGGGGCCTTCCGGTTCCGGCAAGTCGACCCTGCTGCACTGTCTGGCCGGCCTCGACCGGCCGACGACAGGCCAGGTGATCCTGGGCGACGTCGAGCTGACCAAGCTCGACGAGAAGCGGCTCACCCACCTGCGGCGGGACCGGATCGGTTTCGTCTTCCAGGCGTTCAACCTGGTACCGACGCTCAGCGCCCTGGAGAACATCACCCTCCCCCTCGACCTGGCCAACCGCAAACCCGACGCCGAGTGGCTCGACAAGGTGATCGACGCCATCGGCCTGCGCGACCGGCTCAGCCACCGGCCCGCCGAACTGTCCGGCGGTCAGCAGCAGCGCGTCGCCTGTGCCCGTGCGCTCGTCTCCCGGCCGGAGGTGGTCTTCGCCGACGAGCCGACCGGCAACCTCGACTCGCGCTCGTCCGCCGACGTGCTCGGCTTCCTGCACCGCTCGGTCCGCGACTTCGGCCAGACCGTCGTGATGGTGACCCACGACCCGACCGCGGCGTCGTACGCCGACCGCGTGGTCTTCCTCGCCGACGGGAGGCTCAGGTCCGAGCTGCTCGACCCGACCGCCGAGTCGGTGCTCGACCGGATGAAGCAGCTCGACACCCCAGAGGCCGGCTGA
- a CDS encoding ribonuclease J — protein MSHPHPDLGQPPRLPQDALRVVALGGLGEIGRNMTVFEHRGRLLIVDCGVLFPEEHQPGVDVILPDFGWIRDRLDKIDAIVLTHGHEDHIGGVPYLLKERADIPVIGSKLTLAFITSKLKEHRITPKTIEVKEGDRRKVGPFETEFFAVNHSIPDGLAVAIRTKAGIVLHTGDFKMDQFPLDRRLTDLRGFAKLSEEGVDLFMTDSTNAEVPGFTTSEKDLGPAIDTVFRTAPGRIIVSSFASHVHRIQQVLDAAKLGGRKVAFVGRSMVRNMGIAGDLGYLKIPKGLIVDLKELEKLPDRKVTLICTGSQGEPMAALARMANRDHMIRIGEGDTVLMASSLIPGNENAIYGLINGLIRWGANVVHKGNAKVHVSGHASAGELVYCYNLIKPRNVMPVHGEYRHLKANAALAIATGVPADRVIIAEDGVVVDLDKGRAKIVGKVEAGYVYVDAMTVGGVTEANLKDRRTLAEEGVVTVVLLVDANTGQLAEPPDFLARGFVHDDTTFKDVIPVIEDTLAKAASESIGDAHALEELVGRAVGNWTWRHWRRRPVVIPVVIDA, from the coding sequence ATGAGTCATCCGCATCCCGACCTCGGCCAACCGCCCCGCCTGCCCCAGGACGCGCTCCGCGTGGTCGCTCTGGGCGGTCTCGGCGAGATCGGCCGCAACATGACCGTGTTCGAGCATCGCGGCCGGTTGCTGATCGTGGACTGCGGCGTGCTGTTCCCCGAGGAGCACCAGCCCGGCGTCGACGTGATCCTGCCCGACTTCGGCTGGATCCGCGACCGGCTGGACAAGATCGACGCGATCGTCCTCACCCACGGCCACGAAGACCACATCGGCGGCGTCCCCTACCTGCTGAAGGAGCGCGCCGACATTCCGGTGATCGGCTCCAAGCTGACCTTGGCGTTCATCACGTCCAAGCTGAAGGAACACCGGATCACCCCCAAGACGATCGAGGTCAAGGAGGGCGACCGGCGCAAGGTCGGCCCGTTCGAGACCGAGTTCTTCGCCGTCAACCACTCGATCCCCGACGGCCTGGCGGTGGCGATCCGGACCAAGGCCGGCATCGTCCTGCACACCGGCGACTTCAAGATGGACCAGTTCCCGCTGGACCGCCGGCTGACCGACCTGCGCGGCTTCGCGAAGCTCAGCGAAGAAGGCGTCGACCTGTTCATGACGGACTCGACCAACGCCGAGGTGCCGGGGTTCACCACCTCGGAGAAGGATCTCGGCCCGGCGATCGACACCGTCTTCCGGACCGCGCCCGGCCGGATCATCGTGTCCAGCTTCGCCAGCCACGTGCACCGGATCCAGCAGGTGCTGGACGCCGCGAAGCTCGGTGGCCGCAAGGTCGCCTTCGTCGGCCGCTCGATGGTGCGCAACATGGGCATCGCCGGCGACCTGGGCTACCTGAAGATCCCGAAGGGCCTGATCGTCGACCTGAAGGAGCTGGAGAAGCTCCCCGACCGCAAGGTCACCCTGATCTGTACCGGCTCGCAGGGTGAGCCGATGGCCGCGCTGGCGCGGATGGCGAACCGCGATCACATGATCCGGATCGGCGAGGGCGACACGGTGCTGATGGCCAGCTCGCTGATCCCGGGCAACGAGAACGCGATCTACGGCCTGATCAACGGCCTGATCCGCTGGGGCGCCAACGTCGTCCACAAGGGCAACGCCAAGGTGCACGTCTCCGGGCACGCGAGTGCCGGCGAGCTCGTCTACTGCTACAACCTGATCAAGCCCCGCAACGTGATGCCGGTGCACGGCGAGTACCGGCACCTGAAGGCGAACGCGGCGCTCGCGATCGCCACCGGCGTACCGGCCGACCGGGTGATCATCGCCGAGGACGGCGTGGTGGTCGACCTGGACAAGGGCCGCGCCAAGATCGTCGGCAAGGTCGAGGCCGGCTACGTGTACGTCGACGCGATGACGGTCGGCGGGGTGACCGAGGCCAATCTCAAGGACCGCCGCACGCTGGCCGAGGAGGGCGTCGTCACCGTCGTACTCCTCGTCGATGCGAACACCGGCCAACTCGCCGAGCCGCCGGACTTCCTGGCCCGCGGCTTCGTCCACGACGACACTACGTTCAAGGACGTCATCCCCGTCATCGAAGACACCCTCGCGAAGGCGGCCTCCGAGAGCATCGGCGACGCCCACGCGCTGGAGGAGCTGGTCGGCCGGGCCGTCGGCAACTGGACCTGGCGCCACTGGCGCCGCCGTCCGGTCGTCATCCCGGTCGTCATCGACGCCTGA